Genomic segment of Engystomops pustulosus chromosome 8, aEngPut4.maternal, whole genome shotgun sequence:
ATGTATATACGcatcttcctctctctcactgcttcagtccgtcctcatggcgtctcccactgtgtctctctttttaCTATCAGTCCTAACTGACAGAGGCAGGAAAAGGTGAGGAAGGGGAGAAGGATGGGTCATAACTCTCCAGCTACACCTCCTTCAAAGAATAACAGCGGGTCTGCACATCTTTGGTGCAGAATATCAGGACACCTTCACAAATATTGATGACCTCATGCCTTGATGGGGCAGAACTGCTTTTATAGTACTATAGTAGacatatggttgaaaaaaaacacttgtccatcaagttcacccaaggaagggaagggattggatgaggaagggatttaggggaaacaattctatataacataacagtcaatgttattttggtgtaaaaggcatctagacccttcttgaaactctctgctgtccctgctgtgagcagcgcctgaggcaggctattccacagaatgACAGTTCTATGTAACTGCCTAATGTGTCCAGTATTATTTCTACTTTTAGAACTTCCAGTATAGAGTATTTATTTCCTATCACATACCATCACAACAACATTCTGTTCTCCTTTGCTGGATTCTGGTTCTGGGTTTAAAACATTACATTTTGAAGAGGAATCGGAATAATCATCATCTGACAGACTCGGTTCCAATGTTGTATCTGAAAAGAAGTATTCCTCATCCAGTGTAGAGTCGGTCTCGTAGAGGCTGTGGTCTTCACATGAACAGCTGTAACCAGATGTCATTTTGGCTTCACAATCTGCCTGAGAGCACAACTTATTGTGGTGTCGGAGTTTTCTATGTTCTTTAGTGACGTCTTCATCTGCTTCACGTCTATCTCTTTCTTCTTCATTATTCCCACAGCTGGAGAAAGGCTGAGAGTCAAGCGAGCTGTAGGTCACATCATTCCCAGAATCTGAAAGAATTTCTTGCAGTAAAGCAAGTTCTGAAGATCCTTTATCAGAACTTAGGTAGTTTTTGTTTTCCCCGGGACAATGTGGCTCATTGTTTACACATGTAGAAGATTCTCTTCTTACCATTTTTGACCTTCCACCGGTAGACCCGTCTTGTGTATATCTCttactacatccattcacttgAACAATAACCGATGATTCTTTGCTTTCAACGGCGAAGAAGACATAGCCGGCCGGACTGCTGGCTCTGCTGTGTTTCTGAACCTCCCTTGTATTCAGCTTTTTCCCTGAACTTGAATTTGTAGATGTGACCTCATCCGTGTTGCCTACCTCTAGTACAGGTTTCTCCTTTCTAACATCTGAAGTCATGGAGGTGAAGCGTTTATCTACCGCTGAAATGACTCTGCTTGTACCAGTCTTTTCTGAAGATACTAGAACTTTGGCTTGTTTTCCAGAGGCAGGAACAACTTGACGTCTTCTCGTTGAGGAACCAAAACTTCTTAGTGATGTTCTTGGCTTTGGTGGTGTGTGTCCTTCAGCCATTCTTGGTGACTTGGTAGACTTTGTGTTATTTGTCCTATCACTATCTAAATCACTTCTGTTCTCTTTCTTAGCAGTTTCTAATTTTTCCTCATGGATATGTGGAAATCCCAGTTCTTTAGACGATACCAAAAGGTCATTGTCCTTGCTGTTTAGTGGTTTACTTGTGGTTGGTCTACGTTTATCCCTTGTCTTTTGACAGTTTTTATTATCTGAAAATATAAAACATCTCATTGAAATATTACAAACATAATTTATATGGGGAATGGATGTCTTGGGCTATGAGGGATTAGCTGTGGAGATGATGGCTACATAGGACTGCAATAGGCTACAAAGACAATCAGTGTGCACAAGTGTCCACACAATGCGAGTTCTTTGTGGATCCATAGACCTAAAACAGTAAGAAGATCTACAGGTCCTTCCTGAGCCTTCCTCTCGCCTTCACATGTTAAGATATGTGTGTCACATGATAACTAGCTTTTTTGGGACCACATAGTTTTGCCACAAGATGCCACAAAATGATATCTTACATCTGCCCATGTGGTGTGAAATTTAGCCTGGCGAGGGTTTTGATATGCTGTTAGTTTTGTGAAAGTTATCAGTCCTTAAGCAGGGCCTGTTCATCATTTAAAGGAATACTACCataaaaatgaagcatgataaaccactttcttatagatccaagcaccgagGTACTCTTTACTGAGTTAAAGGTAAATtacttatccatggccttcttccttccaaaatcaacttttaaaattataccaatgagcctaaagggctctggggagcATTTCCAGAGCCCTTtcttgctgaagcttcacaggttgttacactgccccccatgatTCCTCAGCACTGCTAATGTGCCAATTCTCTAGGTTACCTTTGTGTCTTGCCGTTTGTGCTCTGTTGGCGGTAGTATCCGGTGCTGATATTTGTGCCTTTATAGTATTACATGGGGATAGCCAGTTGTTATATGGAAATACATACTCCGTTGTCCCTTTCTTTACTATAACCTTCTTGCAATACAAAGGTGAGGCtgaaaaataaatgttaaatgaATGTCATATCCATTGGAATATcaatatatctgtatcacatccTACATTGATGGGAGTCTACAGCAGATGTCCCCGTACAAAgcagcagacagtgttaggtattgtccctggagatctgtgtaatcatacctttgtgtgttgttagtagctgcaggactgttatATATATTCCAGAAATTGTAGCTAAACTTtgagcactctggtgcactggtgtgtgagatataGTCGCTGAACAAAGCACAACCCCAAAGCACAAGGGGGGTTTTAATGCAGAGataaaagaacacagcagtgtatgGATTTCCCCCAAtgtttcaagtccagctacaatccaggaatagtATTAGTTATGTTGATGTACAATACAATAACTACAATCAGAGTCATATACACTCACCTCTATCTTTTCTGTGAATCCCTATGCATAAATCAGTTACTTCTCCAAGATCCTTTGTTTTGACATGAAAAATTAAAGCCTTCAAGAAAAAGTAAGATGTTACGGCAACAAAAAATAAGATTGAAGGAACTTGCAAGTGCCCATGACAGAGGTGGCAAAATTATGATTACGCTGCCAACTTTCTACATAATTTATTTACTTGTAAGAGTAATTCCTCTTGCACACGGCCTGTAACACGGGCGGAGGAGAAAGCAGGGGTGAGCACGCCCGACCCCTCCCCATAGAAAGCCAAATGGCTGCCTCTGTTCCTCTTGTGATATATGTTTCACAGTGTACacagaccgggtgccatagacctctacggGTACCATTATCTGTATGCAAATTTCGTGGCCAGATCACAGTCCCCATAATGCttgtgtgcataaggcctaaGTGTGTGTGGGACTCGCTGATGGTATTCTGTAATATCGCTGTTATTTTAATAGTTAAatttgtcatcagattttacccatTTAAAACACTGGCCAcctcatgtagggtatgaaatgtcctttacaGAATTCCCTTGTGCGCTATAGTACATGGAAACATGAAATCGGAAGACAGACCCGTGGAAATGAGCTGATCCATTGTGCTGGATCCCACAGATCAGGAATGGGCAATTTATTTTTACCATGAGGCCACATGGAAATTTGGAACGATTGTATAGGGCCGGAATAATAAGAACTcagttctacccaatacctatatactgtattccgTATAGAACCTAttccataaattaaaaaaaaaactgtaaataaaacattacattgaTTCAATGAAAATATGGAGGACCTAATTGCAACATATTTAATGATGGTGAGAGGAGCCTTACAATTTTCAACAATCTCTCGTGAGCCGATCAGAGATGGGCCCGATGTGGTCCTGGGGTCGTACAATGACCAGGGTTGCCGAAGAGACTATCACCTCTGATCCAATGACCACACAATGTCACTGGTAAATCAGATATTATCCACAACACCAGTCACAAGGCTCTCATGGGTGGATGCGCCCGTTATCCTCATTGTAAGACAATTAGTTATAGAGTTGGGCTCTCACCTGTCCGGCACCGGATGTAATGCTGTTAGGCAATGGATTCTGAAGGATAAGTGTCCTGCTTCTACCACTTGCTCCATACAGTCTTATAAACATGGAAGGTGAAGCTTCTTCCTGATCTCTCACTATGGTGTGGACAGCAATTTCATAATCTATGTCCTCATCTGAAGCTGGCACCTGCCGGGCACAAAGAGATTATACATGTATCCATAGCTGCAAATCCTTAAAGTGACATTACAAGTCCTCCATCACTAAGAAACAAATGAAGAACGCCGTACTGTGTTATATGGGCTTTGTGTGACAAATCCTAACAGAAAGATTTCTATTCACCACTGAGACAATTGTGGAATTATCCTTCACCATTTGTGTATACAACTATAAAGAGAGATATGATATACAGTAGGTAGAATATAGATAGGATCATAGACAATAGATAGCAGATAGAAATAGATTGATTGAAGATGGactaatgtgtgtataatatatatatatatataccgtatattctcgagtataagccacgtTTTTCAGAGCAATTTttctgctgaaaattccccacttggcttatactcgggtatataaaaaataaactcagtactcgacggccattccgacggcccgggcagcgcctcttctttcttcatgtgccCGGGGCTCCAGCTCAGCGACAGGTCTGTGCGCACTGCCTGTCCCTCGCaccaactatgatgtcagccgctgctgGTATATTTGATAAAATTaagtaacttggcttatactcggatcatcttatactcgagtatataaggtatatatatgaGAAAGAACTAGAACAAAAACAGCACTTATGCTAAAACAGAATTCAATTGGGTGTAAGCCCAGATCTGGGACCCACAATTCGTGCACAAAAAAATTAGAAGACCAGACCCAGGTGAAAGACAAAAAACTTATTGTACTTTATCAAGCCAGAGAGGTTCCAGCCACTACTGTTGTGGACACATGATAAAGTATAGTGTTCTAGTGCAGGTTGATGCCCCCACCAATCGGCGCAAACCGGATTTATCAGGGGGCTCCGGACACTTATAAACCAGGTCTGAAGTGCCATAGAAGTGTGTCATGGCCTGCGTCTGAAAGGGCAGTGCAGAGGTGCAGGCAGCAATGTCAGCCCACTGCAGGAGTACCCCGTCCCCTCCCAATTCCTGCACTGCCCCGAATCACAGCTCGTAAACCGGTTTTCGGGGGTACAAGTtgtgataaatgttttttttctcccccaATGCTGCaatatgatagataaatagatagatagatagatagatagatagatagatagatagatagatagatagatagatagatagatagattctgGACATTACATAAATGCCAATTTAATGGTGGCATATTTAGAACATGGAGCAGTATGTGCATTGAATATGCCCTCTAcgttgtatgtgtttgtataaagACAGCAGGACATACTACTTGATTCTTCCGAATGTCCACATTTAGGCTTTGATCCTTGTATGTATCACCATCCCCATCCAGAGATGATGTTTCTGTACCGGGAGAAGGTTCCTCACAAGCTGTTGGAATATTCACCCTTGCCGAGGTAAGTGATTGCCTCACACTTGGTTTTAAAGGGGATCCCCCTATTAAAATGAGGAATACATTATTTAACATTTCATATCTCAGTTTATCACATTTCCTTTAGGAATACTTACTTCTGTGGTGGTGAAGATCTTGTAAATGATGTTCTGAagtctaaaataaaaaatgttgtgaTGTTATAGAATATTTCTTAGTCCACCAGCAGTCAGATTTAGCCATCAGAGGTCATTCTGAAGTAAAATCTGGGAGCCCCCCTCatcctttaaagggggtttcccacaaactaaacccccagattgcgaaaacgaggggttcTTCGCCGCTCTTCAGACTAATGGATCAGaaggctgcgcatgaccgttctgctccattaatctctatggagctgacggagatcagtgagcgctgtgctcagcaatatcCGTCAGCTCAATAGAGATAAATGAAGCAGAGCAGTCATGAACGGCAGACGGATCCTTTGTTTTTGCAATCtgtaggggtctcagcactgagacccccactgatcagcaagttggacctatcccgtggatagagccaaactttagtttgtgggaaaacccctttaaggatatccAACAAGAACAGGGGATAACCGGTTGAGTTAATCCGATTAATCAGATTCTAGAGATAAGGTCCCTGATTGGTTATTTCCACCACCACCTTCTATTAACTCCTCCTTCTATAATActgtatttttttcataaattaatGACCCCTCTCAGTACGGCTTGTTACTTACTGTAGCCACAATCAGATTTGCAGCGGATGAAATGAGCCTTCTGAATTCTCCCTGTGACACGGCTTGTCGAGAGCGGCGGTCAATACCCAAAGAGACGACTTTCCAGTCACTAGTAAACAAGCAAATATAAGATGACTTCTAATATTGGACCAGGGCATGTAGCAATCTGGCCAATAATGGGATATTAAATTTATGGCTGTTATAAATACCTGCATTTCCAGTTTACGTCTCTGAGAAAAACATAATTTCTGGCAAAACGCTCCTGTAAATATAGAAATTTGTTAATTTATTATAAGTAGCCTTACAATTCACTTTAATACTTTGGGGGATTCACTTTAATACCTATGTTGAAgctgctgaagcttcacaggctgttacactgtcccctcCTCTCTCGGCACTTTTCTCCCTCTGCCTGGTGTAGGTTCAAACACTGGGAAGGGAGAAGTGCTtttatacagtgtaacagcctctgaagcttcAGCATGAAGGGGTTCTGGTAAAATCCCcattgagcccctcaggctcattagcatacattttaaagtggattttagaaggaaggaggccatggattacaaatataagaagattaccacagtcacggtgcctggatctatgagtaagtgtcccggatttatcatgatggattttagtgGTGGACTTCTGGATTTGAATCCGGAATGCAGCCACATATCCCCCAAATTTTGGGAAGAGGTAGCGGCTTTTACATAAACCCAGTAGCAGGGCTGCCCTGTGTCAACCTAAAATTGTTCATATTGCCTGCCGCTAGGTCCATAGATCCTCTTTAGCTTAATATTACACAGTGGAAGGGTGCAGATTTTAGAAAGCTGGCTCTGCTACTGCATACTGGTAACCTACAGACAGCTGGTACTGGCAATCTGCTCGGATCAGCTGTCACATCTAGTTCTGGCGGATCTAATATGGGGAGTGACGAGCCTGGGGGAGGATCCTATCACAAAGCGCTGCCTCCTGGACGGTGACATAGTGGGGACAGGATAGTATCTACCATGGAAGCCCCTGAAGATGCTATAGATGTGACATACAGGGATGGTGAATGAGGACATCTTCTCCCGGATTCTCCTCTGCACTTGTAGCTTGTAATCCGGATTTATTTCCACTTTCTTCGTCCATCCCGCTCTGGTGTAGGATCTCAGAGAAGCTTCTAGTTTATTATCCAGAAGGTTTTCCTTTGGTCTCGGAGGCTGATGCCGTATACGTCGTCCTGCAGACTGAAGAAAATGCATCTATCAGtccttgcgtctctttatatgtatTTGGGAAAACTACCGGTATTCTAGATTCACTTTTGTCACGAATTTGCTCTG
This window contains:
- the LOC140075117 gene encoding uncharacterized protein isoform X1; the protein is MERAVPSSVIIPAVAARLKYYLDVERKEVGFDLSVNPTDSTGNKRLYQSAGRRIRHQPPRPKENLLDNKLEASLRSYTRAGWTKKVEINPDYKLQVQRRIREKMSSFTIPERFARNYVFLRDVNWKCSDWKVVSLGIDRRSRQAVSQGEFRRLISSAANLIVATTSEHHLQDLHHHRRGSPLKPSVRQSLTSARVNIPTACEEPSPGTETSSLDGDGDTYKDQSLNVDIRKNQVVPASDEDIDYEIAVHTIVRDQEEASPSMFIRLYGASGRSRTLILQNPLPNSITSGAGQALIFHVKTKDLGEVTDLCIGIHRKDRASPLYCKKVIVKKGTTEYVFPYNNWLSPCNTIKAQISAPDTTANRAQTARHKDNKNCQKTRDKRRPTTSKPLNSKDNDLLVSSKELGFPHIHEEKLETAKKENRSDLDSDRTNNTKSTKSPRMAEGHTPPKPRTSLRSFGSSTRRRQVVPASGKQAKVLVSSEKTGTSRVISAVDKRFTSMTSDVRKEKPVLEVGNTDEVTSTNSSSGKKLNTREVQKHSRASSPAGYVFFAVESKESSVIVQVNGCSKRYTQDGSTGGRSKMVRRESSTCVNNEPHCPGENKNYLSSDKGSSELALLQEILSDSGNDVTYSSLDSQPFSSCGNNEEERDRREADEDVTKEHRKLRHHNKLCSQADCEAKMTSGYSCSCEDHSLYETDSTLDEEYFFSDTTLEPSLSDDDYSDSSSKCNVLNPEPESSKGEQNVVVMKNRRHQIRRQRRVESCSENSIIFQRSLAAIHNGDDRTLRNLCQSHFFLPSVTDEEGKTLLHHAATQENPSICQVLLGTNIGLVNIDQQDKSGKTALHHAVQKGNSKTVKILLDNGAKSEIQDKKAMTALDIGLRKVQAK
- the LOC140075117 gene encoding uncharacterized protein isoform X2 produces the protein MERAVPSSVIIPAVAARLKYYLDVERKEVGFDLSVNPTDSTGNKRLYQSAGRRIRHQPPRPKENLLDNKLEASLRSYTRAGWTKKVEINPDYKLQVQRRIREKMSSFTIPERFARNYVFLRDVNWKCSDWKVVSLGIDRRSRQAVSQGEFRRLISSAANLIVATTSEHHLQDLHHHRRGSPLKPSVRQSLTSARVNIPTACEEPSPGTETSSLDGDGDTYKDQSLNVDIRKNQVPASDEDIDYEIAVHTIVRDQEEASPSMFIRLYGASGRSRTLILQNPLPNSITSGAGQALIFHVKTKDLGEVTDLCIGIHRKDRASPLYCKKVIVKKGTTEYVFPYNNWLSPCNTIKAQISAPDTTANRAQTARHKDNKNCQKTRDKRRPTTSKPLNSKDNDLLVSSKELGFPHIHEEKLETAKKENRSDLDSDRTNNTKSTKSPRMAEGHTPPKPRTSLRSFGSSTRRRQVVPASGKQAKVLVSSEKTGTSRVISAVDKRFTSMTSDVRKEKPVLEVGNTDEVTSTNSSSGKKLNTREVQKHSRASSPAGYVFFAVESKESSVIVQVNGCSKRYTQDGSTGGRSKMVRRESSTCVNNEPHCPGENKNYLSSDKGSSELALLQEILSDSGNDVTYSSLDSQPFSSCGNNEEERDRREADEDVTKEHRKLRHHNKLCSQADCEAKMTSGYSCSCEDHSLYETDSTLDEEYFFSDTTLEPSLSDDDYSDSSSKCNVLNPEPESSKGEQNVVVMKNRRHQIRRQRRVESCSENSIIFQRSLAAIHNGDDRTLRNLCQSHFFLPSVTDEEGKTLLHHAATQENPSICQVLLGTNIGLVNIDQQDKSGKTALHHAVQKGNSKTVKILLDNGAKSEIQDKKAMTALDIGLRKVQAK